A single Sorex araneus isolate mSorAra2 chromosome 8, mSorAra2.pri, whole genome shotgun sequence DNA region contains:
- the MEAK7 gene encoding MTOR-associated protein MEAK7: MGNSRSRPGPPVGPQLPPEQQAEVSRLFDLLAAPRSSDAAGRTFSLKALEGHVGEALPPEMVRRLYDGMRRAEPGPPDGVSREQLLAFLARLLRGSAEERACVLLGMLSDSPGPVSAAEAQKFAEELVGAVARVLGHQQELRGWTQAEGPDSTPRAPALARQLLSELELQDGRCDRAALEAWLCRAPLVGTFLSLLAHGGLLGRRWAPGPGPLLPERQVEPGPGFCSLLDALSVAYLSAHLPPEWRHRWRLLFASERHGRSFAQLCGRVAHRGPCLLLLRDLQGHVFGGFASRSWEVKPQFQGDSSCFLFSLLPTMAVYPCTGYNDHYMYLNHGQQTIPNGLGMGGQHHYFGLWIDVDFGKGHSKAKPTCTTYSSPQLSAQEDFRFEQMEVWAVGDSPSTQAPSRGGQSILDKDPEAQALLEVSGRSFHSRGVREAPEDA, encoded by the exons atggggaacAGCAGGAGCCGGCCGGGGCCGCCCGTGGGCCCGCAGCTGCCCCCCGAGCAGCAGGCCGAGGTCAGCAGGCTGTTCGACCTCCTCGCGGCCCCACGGAGCTCGGATGCCGCCGGCCGGACCTTCTCCCTGAAGGCCCTTGAG GGCCACGTTGGGGAGGCGCTGCCCCCCGAGATGGTCAGGCGGCTGTACGACGGCATGCGGAGGGCCGAGCCGGGCCCCCCCGACGGCGTCTCCCGGGAGCAGCTCCTGGCCTTCCTGGCCCGCCTGCTGAGGGGCAGCGCCGAGGAGCGGGCCTGCGTCCTGCTGGGGATGCTCTCCGACAGCCCCGGCCCCGTCAGCGCCGCCGAGGCCCAGAAG TTTGCAGAGGAGCTGGTGGGCGCCGTGGCCCGGGTGCTCGGGCACCAGCAGGAGCTGCGGGGCTGGACACAGGCGGAGGGCCCAGACTCCACGCCCAGGGCCCCGGCGCTGGCGCGGCAGCTGCTGTCGGAGCTGGAACtccaag acgGCCGCTGTGACCGGGCAGCGCTGGAGGCCTGGCTGTGCCGCGCGCCGCTCGTGGGCACCTTCCTGAGCCTGCTGGCCCACGGGGGCCTCCTGGGGCGGCGCTGGGCGCCCGGGCCGGGCCCGCTGCTGCCGGAACGGCAGGTGGAGCCGGGCCCGGGCTTCTGCAGCCTGCTGGACGCGCTGTCCGTCGCGTACCTCAGCGCCCACCTGCCCCCCGAGTGGCGGCACCGCTGGCGCCTGCTCTTCGCCTCCGAGCGCCACGGGCGCAGCTTCGCGCAGCTGTGCGGGCGCGTCGCCCACCGCGGGCCCTGCCTGCTGCTGCTGCGCGACCTGCAGGGGCACGTCTTCGGGGGCTTCGCCTCCCGCTCCTGGGAGGTCAAGCCGCAGTTCCAAg GGGACAGCAGCTGCTTCCTGTTCTCCCTCTTGCCCACCATGGCCGTGTACCCCTGCACCGGCTACAACGACCACTACATGTACCTGAACCACGGGCAGCAGACCATCCCCAACGGGCTG GGCATGGGGGGCCAGCACCACTACTTCGGGCTGTGGATCGACGTGGACTTCGGGAAGGGCCACAGCAAGGCCAAGCCCACCTGCACCACCTACAGCAGCCCGCAGCTGTCGGCCCAGGAGGACTTCCGGTTCGAGCAGATGGAGGTGTGGGCGGTGGGCGACAGCCCCAGCACGCAGGCG CCGAGCAGGGGCGGCCAGAGCATCCTGGACAAGGACCCCGAGGCCCAGGCCCTGCTGGAGGTCAGCGGCCGGAGCTTCCACAGCCGGGGGGTGCGGGAGGCCCCCGAAGACGCGTGA